The following coding sequences are from one uncultured Desulfobacter sp. window:
- a CDS encoding FMN-binding protein — protein MSEKNSKAHVILFALILSVVCSLLITAAATGFKARQQENMALDKKVNLLRAAGLVATGEKPEKETISALYDERIEEVVVNREGQVMETQDTDSMHLYFVHARGAGDSHDLNNISGYIVPINTRGLWGKIHGYLAFENDGETVSGFSVFSHSETPGLGGEIESAWFQKNFKGKKILNSQDKFVSIGIAKGKAGELPKDKQTNYVDGISGATLTGRYLSEGIKNTLMKYEGVSVTFRQKQLKAEGAGPSHD, from the coding sequence ATGTCTGAGAAAAATTCAAAAGCCCATGTCATCCTTTTTGCACTTATTCTGTCCGTGGTGTGCAGCCTTTTGATTACGGCGGCGGCAACGGGGTTTAAGGCCCGGCAGCAGGAGAACATGGCCCTGGACAAAAAAGTCAATCTGTTGCGGGCGGCAGGCCTTGTCGCTACCGGGGAAAAACCTGAGAAGGAGACCATCAGCGCCCTGTATGACGAACGAATTGAAGAGGTGGTGGTGAATCGTGAGGGGCAAGTGATGGAAACCCAGGACACTGACAGCATGCATCTCTACTTTGTCCATGCCCGGGGCGCTGGGGACAGCCATGATCTGAACAATATTTCCGGTTATATCGTGCCCATCAATACCCGGGGGCTGTGGGGGAAAATCCATGGATACCTGGCCTTTGAAAATGACGGAGAGACCGTTTCGGGATTTTCGGTGTTCAGCCACTCTGAAACCCCGGGGCTTGGCGGAGAGATCGAAAGCGCCTGGTTCCAGAAAAATTTCAAGGGTAAAAAGATTCTCAATTCCCAGGATAAGTTTGTCTCCATCGGCATCGCCAAGGGAAAAGCCGGGGAGCTGCCCAAAGATAAACAAACAAACTATGTGGACGGTATCTCCGGCGCCACCCTGACGGGCCGGTATCTGTCCGAAGGCATTAAAAATACCCTGATGAAGTATGAGGGGGTTTCGGTCACCTTCCGGCAGAAACAATTGAAGGCGGAAGGTGCGGGCCCATCCCATGACTGA
- a CDS encoding NADH:ubiquinone reductase (Na(+)-transporting) subunit D yields MSVKSKSEYQDILIKGIWSQNPVAYQVLGICSALAVTVKMSTAIVMALALTAVTACSSLIISSMRKIIPSNIRIIVELAVISTLVIVTDQVLKAYFYDISKQLSIFVGLIITNCIVLGRAEAFALANDPIDSFVDGIANGLGYGLILVVVAFIRELLGSGKFLGFQVVPGFMYDLGFQNMGLMVLAPGAFFVIGLLVWLKNSLPGISSQKK; encoded by the coding sequence ATGAGCGTTAAATCCAAAAGTGAATACCAAGATATTTTGATCAAGGGGATATGGAGCCAGAACCCTGTGGCCTACCAGGTGCTGGGGATCTGTTCTGCCCTGGCCGTAACCGTGAAGATGTCCACGGCCATTGTCATGGCCCTGGCCCTGACCGCTGTCACCGCCTGCTCGTCCCTGATTATTTCATCCATGAGAAAGATCATTCCCTCCAACATCCGGATCATTGTGGAGCTGGCCGTCATCTCCACCCTGGTGATTGTTACCGACCAGGTGCTCAAAGCCTATTTCTATGACATCTCCAAACAGCTCTCCATTTTTGTGGGATTGATTATCACCAACTGTATTGTTCTGGGCCGTGCCGAAGCCTTTGCCCTTGCCAATGACCCCATTGACTCTTTTGTGGACGGCATTGCCAACGGCCTTGGGTATGGGTTGATTCTTGTGGTGGTGGCCTTTATCAGAGAGCTTCTGGGATCAGGGAAATTTTTAGGATTCCAGGTGGTACCCGGATTTATGTATGACCTTGGCTTTCAGAATATGGGGTTGATGGTACTGGCCCCTGGCGCCTTTTTTGTCATCGGCCTTCTGGTGTGGCTGAAAAATTCTTTACCCGGCATATCAAGCCAAAAAAAATAA